A genome region from Streptomyces pratensis includes the following:
- a CDS encoding sacsin N-terminal ATP-binding-like domain-containing protein — protein sequence MNATEGADPFGTARLRRGVLDAWGAGPARFREDANAEEDLALGGYRDRMVVELAQNAADAAARAGVPGRLRLTLHAAGADGPAVLAAANTGAPLDATGVESLSTLRASAKREGHESSVGRFGVGFAAVLAVSDEPAVIGRHGGVRWSLAEARDLARQAAVGSPGLGDELRRRDGHVPLLRLPLPAEGTAPDGYDTVVVLPLRDGVAEDLVGRLLDGVDDALLLTLSGLDEVVIETPDGVRTLRRSQHGPYTHIDDSARGLHRWRTVNGHGAVEPALLADRPVEERLRPHWSVTWAVPVGEDGAPQHPRTAPVVHAPTPTDEPLGVPALLIASLPLDTTRRHPAQGPLTDFLVERAADAYAELLAGWEPVSVATIALVPGLLGKGQLDGALRAAILERLPRVAFLEPAAPRDPAEAAGQWDDWDGAGAPGRETAALRPVEAEVVEGVGAETVRVLAEVLPCLLPAGLERRTELRTLGVARVPLTEAIDRLAGLERGPDWWRRLYDSLAGVDPDRLSGLPVPLAGSTDAPRTTIGPRQVLLPLPDALTAPVLARLARLGLKVAHPDAAHPLLEKLGALPATPRAVLTTPQVRAAVAGSLDAGEIWDEDALDGDELADTVLTLVRDADLAPGDEPWLGALALPDEDGEPAPAGELVLSDSPFAQVMREGELALCDAELAERWGEQPLTACGVLATFALVRATDVVLDPDELEPRDTDFAEPDDAGLLDAVDVWCEDVLDQLPDTPVPPVVTELVAVRDLDLVDDDAWPQALAMLARPPLRDALTQPVRVLLPDGTTQSVRPYTAWWLRDHPVLDGRRPAGLRAEGGDPRLAGLYDSADATGFDDAQVLRALGVRTSVAALLDEPGGAAELLGRLADEERPVGPVQLHSLYTALAELDPEQVTLPDELRAVVDDEVRVADAADVVIADAPDLLPLTGGLPLLPVAPARAAELADLLQVRRLGESVEAVVTTEGEEHQVPDSVRILLGAGTPDTYIEHSELRAGGVELDWRRTPDGAVHASTVEGVAAGLAWAAGQWPRRFEVAALLEDPSRTEELARDRWFD from the coding sequence ATGAATGCGACCGAGGGGGCCGATCCGTTCGGGACGGCGCGACTGCGGCGCGGCGTGCTCGACGCCTGGGGCGCGGGTCCCGCCCGCTTCCGCGAGGACGCCAACGCCGAGGAGGACCTCGCCCTGGGCGGCTACCGCGACCGCATGGTCGTCGAGCTGGCCCAGAACGCCGCCGACGCAGCCGCCCGCGCCGGTGTCCCGGGCCGGCTCCGCCTCACCCTGCACGCGGCGGGCGCCGACGGCCCCGCCGTCCTCGCCGCCGCCAACACCGGCGCTCCCCTCGACGCGACCGGTGTCGAGTCGCTGAGCACGCTGCGGGCGTCCGCCAAGCGTGAGGGCCACGAGTCGTCGGTGGGCCGCTTCGGCGTCGGGTTCGCCGCCGTGCTGGCCGTCAGCGACGAGCCCGCCGTCATCGGGCGCCACGGCGGCGTCCGCTGGTCCCTCGCCGAGGCACGCGACCTCGCCCGGCAGGCGGCCGTCGGAAGCCCCGGCCTCGGCGACGAACTGCGCCGCCGCGACGGGCACGTGCCGCTGCTCCGGCTCCCGCTGCCCGCCGAGGGCACCGCGCCCGACGGTTACGACACCGTCGTCGTCCTGCCGCTCCGCGACGGCGTAGCAGAGGACCTGGTGGGCAGGCTGCTCGACGGCGTCGACGACGCCCTGCTCCTCACCCTGTCCGGCCTCGACGAGGTCGTGATCGAGACCCCCGACGGCGTCAGGACGCTGCGCCGCTCCCAGCACGGCCCGTACACGCACATCGACGACTCCGCGCGCGGCCTGCACCGCTGGCGGACCGTCAACGGCCACGGCGCGGTGGAGCCCGCGCTGCTGGCCGACCGGCCCGTCGAGGAGCGGCTGCGCCCGCACTGGTCGGTGACGTGGGCCGTTCCCGTCGGAGAGGACGGGGCGCCCCAGCACCCCCGTACGGCGCCCGTCGTGCACGCGCCCACGCCCACCGACGAGCCCCTCGGCGTCCCCGCGCTGCTGATCGCCTCGCTGCCGCTCGACACCACCCGCCGGCACCCCGCGCAGGGCCCGCTGACCGACTTCCTCGTGGAGCGGGCGGCCGACGCCTACGCGGAGCTGCTCGCCGGGTGGGAGCCCGTGTCCGTCGCCACGATCGCCCTGGTGCCGGGGCTGCTCGGCAAGGGGCAGCTGGACGGCGCCCTGCGGGCCGCGATCCTGGAGCGGCTGCCCCGGGTCGCGTTCCTGGAGCCCGCGGCGCCCCGCGACCCGGCCGAGGCGGCGGGCCAGTGGGACGACTGGGACGGTGCCGGGGCCCCGGGCCGGGAGACGGCCGCGCTGCGCCCGGTCGAGGCCGAGGTGGTCGAGGGCGTGGGCGCGGAGACCGTACGGGTCCTCGCCGAGGTCCTGCCCTGTCTGCTGCCCGCCGGCCTGGAGCGCCGCACCGAGCTGCGCACGCTCGGTGTCGCCAGGGTCCCGCTGACCGAGGCCATCGACCGGCTGGCGGGCCTGGAGCGTGGCCCGGACTGGTGGCGGCGGCTGTACGACAGTCTGGCCGGGGTCGATCCCGACCGGCTCTCCGGACTGCCCGTTCCCCTCGCGGGCTCCACGGACGCGCCCCGCACCACCATCGGCCCCCGCCAGGTCCTCCTGCCGCTGCCCGACGCCCTGACCGCTCCGGTCCTCGCCCGGCTGGCCCGGCTCGGGCTGAAGGTGGCCCACCCGGACGCCGCCCACCCCTTGCTGGAGAAGCTGGGCGCCCTGCCCGCCACCCCCCGCGCCGTGCTGACGACCCCGCAGGTCAGGGCCGCCGTCGCCGGTTCGCTGGACGCGGGCGAGATCTGGGACGAGGACGCGCTGGACGGGGACGAGCTCGCCGACACCGTCCTCACTCTCGTGCGCGACGCGGACCTCGCCCCCGGCGACGAGCCGTGGCTCGGCGCGCTCGCCCTGCCCGACGAGGACGGCGAACCGGCGCCCGCCGGTGAACTCGTGCTGTCGGACAGCCCGTTCGCCCAGGTGATGCGTGAGGGCGAACTCGCTCTGTGCGACGCCGAGCTGGCCGAGCGCTGGGGCGAACAGCCCCTGACCGCCTGCGGGGTGCTGGCCACCTTCGCTCTCGTACGGGCCACCGACGTCGTCCTGGATCCGGACGAACTCGAGCCCCGCGACACCGACTTCGCCGAGCCCGACGACGCCGGCCTGCTCGACGCCGTCGACGTGTGGTGCGAGGACGTCCTGGACCAGCTCCCGGACACCCCGGTGCCGCCGGTCGTCACCGAGCTCGTCGCCGTACGCGACCTGGACCTCGTCGACGACGACGCCTGGCCGCAGGCCCTGGCGATGCTCGCCCGGCCACCGCTCCGCGACGCGCTGACCCAGCCGGTGCGGGTGCTGCTCCCGGACGGCACGACGCAGTCGGTGCGGCCGTACACCGCGTGGTGGCTGCGTGATCACCCGGTGCTCGACGGCCGCCGTCCGGCCGGTCTGCGCGCCGAGGGCGGTGACCCGCGGCTGGCGGGCCTGTACGACTCCGCCGACGCGACGGGCTTCGACGACGCGCAGGTGCTGCGCGCACTCGGCGTACGGACCTCGGTGGCCGCGCTCCTGGACGAGCCGGGCGGGGCGGCCGAGCTGCTGGGCCGGCTCGCCGACGAGGAGCGTCCCGTCGGTCCCGTACAGCTGCATTCGCTCTACACGGCGCTCGCCGAGCTGGATCCCGAACAGGTCACGCTGCCGGACGAGTTGAGGGCGGTCGTGGACGACGAGGTACGGGTCGCCGACGCGGCGGACGTCGTGATCGCCGACGCCCCCGACCTGCTGCCGCTGACCGGCGGCCTCCCCCTGCTGCCGGTGGCACCGGCACGGGCGGCCGAGCTGGCGGACCTGCTCCAGGTGCGGCGGCTCGGCGAGAGCGTCGAGGCCGTGGTGACGACGGAGGGCGAGGAGCACCAGGTGCCGGACTCCGTGCGGATCCTGCTCGGCGCCGGGACCCCCGACACCTACATCGAGCACAGTGAACTGCGCGCCGGAGGCGTGGAGCTGGACTGGCGCCGCACCCCGGACGGTGCCGTCCACGCGTCCACGGTGGAGGGCGTGGCGGCGGGTCTCGCCTGGGCGGCCGGCCAGTGGCCGCGCCGCTTCGAGGTGGCGGCCCTGCTGGAGGACCCGTCCCGCACCGAGGAGCTGGCCAGGGACCGCTGGTTCGACTGA
- a CDS encoding MFS transporter, giving the protein MSTGSGADSAPAPTSTHESKTGGTFSSLKIRNYRLFATGAVISNTGTWMSRITQDWLVLSLTGSAAAVGITTALQFLPMLLFGLYGGVIADRLPKRRLLIISQAALGLCGIALAVLTLSGVVEVWHVYLIAFLLGMVTVVDNPARQSFVSEMVGPAQLRNAVSLNSANFQSARLIGPAVAGVLITTVGSGWAFMFNGLSFIAPLIGLMMMRTSELHASVTVKRAKGQLREGLRYVSGRPELIWPIVLVGFVGTFGFNFPIFLTAFADEIFHGGAGMYSFFNILMAAGSLAGALLAARRRSSRLRMLVAAGTLFGVLEIVASLSPSVWLFSLLLVPIGMIGLTTNISANTSVQMAADPEMRGRVMSLYMMVFAGGTPVGAPIVGWISDVYGARTGMAAGGAISMVAALGVGFMLTRVGGLRLKVDLRPGRPHVRFVPREQLATAA; this is encoded by the coding sequence TTGAGTACGGGATCCGGAGCAGACTCCGCCCCCGCACCGACTTCCACCCACGAGAGCAAGACCGGCGGGACCTTCTCGTCGCTGAAGATCCGTAACTACCGCCTGTTCGCCACGGGCGCCGTGATCTCCAACACCGGTACCTGGATGTCCCGCATCACGCAGGACTGGCTCGTCCTGAGCCTCACCGGGTCCGCCGCCGCCGTCGGTATCACCACGGCCCTCCAGTTCCTCCCGATGCTGCTCTTCGGCCTGTACGGCGGCGTCATCGCCGACCGGCTCCCGAAGCGGCGTCTTCTCATCATCAGCCAGGCAGCGCTCGGCCTGTGCGGCATCGCACTCGCCGTCCTGACCCTCTCCGGCGTCGTCGAGGTCTGGCATGTCTATCTGATCGCCTTCCTGCTCGGCATGGTGACCGTCGTCGACAACCCGGCGCGTCAGTCCTTCGTCTCCGAGATGGTCGGCCCCGCCCAGCTGCGCAACGCGGTCAGCCTGAACTCGGCGAACTTCCAGTCCGCCCGGCTCATCGGGCCCGCCGTGGCGGGTGTCCTGATCACCACGGTCGGCAGCGGCTGGGCCTTCATGTTCAACGGGCTGTCCTTCATCGCGCCGCTCATCGGCCTGATGATGATGCGTACGAGCGAGCTCCACGCGTCCGTGACCGTGAAGCGCGCCAAGGGCCAGCTGCGCGAAGGACTGCGCTACGTCTCGGGCAGACCCGAACTGATCTGGCCGATCGTCCTGGTCGGCTTCGTCGGAACCTTCGGCTTCAACTTCCCGATCTTCCTGACGGCCTTCGCGGACGAGATCTTCCACGGCGGCGCCGGGATGTACTCGTTCTTCAACATCCTCATGGCGGCCGGCTCCCTGGCCGGAGCGCTGCTCGCCGCCCGCCGCCGCTCCTCGCGGCTCCGGATGCTGGTGGCCGCGGGCACCCTGTTCGGTGTCCTGGAGATCGTCGCGTCGCTGTCGCCGTCCGTCTGGCTCTTCTCGCTGCTGCTCGTCCCGATCGGCATGATCGGACTGACGACCAACATCAGCGCGAACACGAGCGTCCAGATGGCCGCGGACCCCGAGATGCGGGGCCGGGTGATGAGCCTCTACATGATGGTCTTCGCCGGGGGCACTCCGGTGGGCGCCCCGATCGTCGGCTGGATAAGCGACGTGTACGGCGCCCGGACCGGTATGGCGGCCGGCGGGGCGATCTCGATGGTGGCCGCGCTCGGGGTCGGCTTCATGCTGACCCGCGTCGGCGGACTGCGCCTCAAGGTCGACCTGCGCCCGGGCCGCCCGCACGTGCGGTTCGTCCCGCGCGAGCAGCTGGCGACGGCTGCCTGA
- a CDS encoding HAD-IC family P-type ATPase → MTQRALDSFGEQPDTVRTSPTPPGGLTTTEVAERVARGEVNDVPVRSSRSVTEIVRANVLTRFNLIIGVLWVIMLFVAPIQDSLFGFVIIANTGIGIVQEWRAKKTLDSLAVIGEAKPTVRRDGTSAEVSVSEIVLGDLVELGPGDKAVVDGTVVEADSLEIDESLLTGEADPVVKRPGDPVMSGSFVVAGGGAFTATKVGREAYAAQLAEEASRFTLVQSELRSGISTILKYVTWMMVPTAIGLIISQLVVKDNNFKDSVARTVGGIVPMIPEGLVLLTSVAFAIGVIRLGRKQCLVQELPAIEGLARVDVVCLDKTGTLTEGGMDVTEVRPLNGSDEDYVRRVLGALGASDPRPNASLQAIIDAHPDREGWGVTQAMPFSSARKYSGAAFTEGNGDASAWLLGAPDVLLPADDPALAETGHLNEQGLRVLLLARVRGELDAPGAASGAVPTALVVLEQRLRPDAGETLAYFEDQNVAAKVISGDNAVSVGAVAQKLGMPGAEHTLDARRLPEARDDMATEIERNAVFGRVTPQQKRDMVAALQSRGHTVAMTGDGVNDVLALKDADIGVSMGSGSEATRAVAQIVLLNNSFATLPSVVAEGRRVIGNITRVATLFLTKTVYSVLLAILVVCFQVEYPFLPRHLTLLSTLTIGVPAFFLALAPNKERAQPHFVRRVMRYAIPSGVIAAAATFTTYLVARHHYAGTGALDAETSAATLTLFLVSMWVLAIIARPYTWWRVALVATMGLCFVVVLAVPWLQDFFALQLVGTTMPWAAVGIAAVAAAVLEFAWRMVGRRFRS, encoded by the coding sequence ATGACGCAGCGGGCACTCGACTCCTTCGGCGAGCAGCCGGACACCGTACGCACCTCGCCCACGCCGCCGGGCGGGCTGACCACCACCGAGGTCGCCGAACGGGTCGCGAGGGGCGAGGTCAACGACGTACCGGTCCGCTCGTCCCGCTCCGTCACCGAGATCGTCCGCGCGAACGTCCTCACCCGGTTCAACCTGATCATCGGCGTGCTCTGGGTGATCATGCTCTTCGTCGCGCCGATCCAGGACAGCCTCTTCGGCTTCGTGATCATCGCGAACACCGGGATCGGCATCGTCCAGGAATGGCGGGCCAAAAAAACCCTCGACAGCCTCGCGGTGATCGGCGAGGCGAAACCGACCGTACGGCGCGACGGGACCTCCGCCGAGGTCTCCGTCTCCGAGATCGTCCTCGGCGACCTGGTGGAGCTGGGCCCCGGGGACAAGGCCGTCGTCGACGGGACGGTCGTCGAGGCCGACAGCCTGGAGATCGACGAGTCGCTGCTGACCGGCGAGGCCGACCCCGTGGTCAAGCGGCCGGGCGACCCGGTGATGTCCGGCAGTTTCGTCGTCGCGGGCGGCGGAGCGTTCACCGCCACCAAGGTCGGCCGCGAGGCCTACGCCGCGCAGCTCGCCGAGGAGGCCTCCCGCTTCACCCTGGTCCAGTCCGAGCTGCGCAGCGGGATCAGCACGATCCTGAAGTACGTGACCTGGATGATGGTCCCGACGGCGATCGGCCTGATCATCAGCCAGCTGGTCGTCAAGGACAACAACTTCAAGGACTCGGTCGCCCGCACGGTCGGCGGCATCGTCCCGATGATCCCCGAGGGGCTGGTCCTGCTCACCTCGGTCGCCTTCGCGATCGGCGTCATCCGGCTCGGCCGCAAGCAGTGCCTCGTGCAGGAGCTGCCCGCCATCGAGGGCCTGGCCCGGGTCGACGTCGTCTGCCTGGACAAGACCGGCACCCTCACCGAGGGCGGCATGGACGTCACCGAGGTCCGCCCGCTGAACGGCTCCGACGAGGACTACGTCCGCCGTGTCCTCGGCGCCCTCGGAGCCTCCGACCCGCGTCCCAACGCCAGCCTCCAGGCCATCATCGACGCCCACCCGGACCGCGAGGGCTGGGGCGTCACACAGGCCATGCCGTTCTCCTCGGCCCGCAAGTACAGCGGCGCCGCCTTCACCGAGGGGAACGGCGACGCGTCCGCCTGGCTGCTCGGCGCCCCCGACGTGCTGCTGCCCGCCGACGACCCCGCCCTCGCGGAGACCGGCCACCTCAACGAGCAGGGGCTGCGGGTCCTGCTCCTCGCCCGGGTGCGGGGCGAGCTGGACGCCCCCGGTGCCGCATCGGGGGCCGTGCCCACCGCGCTCGTCGTCCTGGAACAGCGGCTGCGGCCCGACGCCGGGGAGACACTGGCCTACTTCGAGGACCAGAACGTCGCCGCGAAGGTCATCTCCGGCGACAACGCCGTCTCCGTCGGCGCGGTGGCCCAGAAGCTGGGGATGCCGGGTGCCGAACACACCCTGGACGCCCGACGGCTTCCCGAGGCCCGCGACGACATGGCGACGGAGATCGAGCGGAACGCGGTCTTCGGCCGGGTCACCCCTCAGCAGAAGCGGGACATGGTCGCCGCCCTCCAGTCACGCGGGCACACCGTGGCCATGACCGGCGACGGCGTCAACGACGTGCTGGCGCTGAAGGACGCCGACATCGGGGTCTCGATGGGCTCGGGCTCGGAGGCGACGCGCGCGGTGGCCCAGATCGTGCTGCTCAACAACAGCTTCGCGACGCTGCCTTCGGTCGTGGCCGAGGGCCGCCGGGTCATCGGCAACATCACCCGGGTCGCCACCCTGTTCCTGACGAAGACCGTCTACTCGGTGCTGCTGGCGATCCTGGTGGTGTGCTTCCAGGTGGAGTACCCGTTCCTGCCGCGCCATCTCACACTGCTGTCCACGCTGACGATCGGTGTCCCGGCGTTCTTCCTGGCACTCGCCCCGAACAAGGAGCGGGCCCAGCCGCACTTCGTGCGCCGTGTCATGCGGTACGCGATCCCCTCCGGGGTGATCGCGGCGGCTGCCACCTTCACGACGTATCTGGTGGCCCGGCACCACTACGCCGGTACGGGCGCACTGGACGCGGAGACGAGCGCGGCGACCCTCACGCTGTTCCTCGTCTCCATGTGGGTCCTGGCGATCATCGCCCGCCCGTACACGTGGTGGCGTGTCGCCCTGGTGGCGACGATGGGGCTGTGCTTCGTCGTCGTGCTCGCGGTGCCCTGGCTCCAGGACTTCTTCGCGCTGCAACTGGTGGGGACGACGATGCCGTGGGCCGCGGTGGGGATCGCGGCGGTCGCGGCGGCCGTCCTGGAATTCGCCTGGCGAATGGTCGGCCGCCGCTTCCGCTCCTAG
- a CDS encoding DUF5707 domain-containing protein codes for MRIRATVAAVSGALALSALAVPAAQAGDQAVPSLDKPTAAEVFGLGAKAPRAAARAAVTEPVISKVVVNGGKDIVLGTTASKKITVSITASHPSGIADGYVDLWHGSDVETDVDGWVMPNEDAATCTNSSATTATCKMTITIIPGEDLYKNALAGTWHVTAGALSGDQASIAWNDYHSKVRVQRLSKVTVNAAPEPVKKGKTITVTGKLSRANWETGTYKGYATQAVKLQFRKKNSSTYTTVKTIKSSSTGALKTTVKASVDGYWRYSFAGTSTTPTVTAAGDFVDVK; via the coding sequence ATGCGTATTCGTGCCACTGTCGCCGCTGTTTCCGGCGCCCTGGCTCTGTCCGCTCTCGCCGTTCCGGCGGCGCAGGCGGGCGACCAGGCGGTTCCGAGCCTGGACAAGCCCACCGCGGCCGAGGTGTTCGGCCTCGGGGCCAAGGCCCCCCGCGCGGCGGCCCGTGCCGCCGTGACCGAGCCCGTGATCTCGAAGGTCGTCGTCAACGGCGGCAAGGACATCGTCCTCGGTACCACGGCCTCGAAGAAGATCACCGTCTCCATCACCGCCTCGCACCCGTCCGGCATAGCCGACGGATACGTCGACCTGTGGCACGGCTCCGACGTCGAGACGGACGTCGACGGATGGGTGATGCCGAACGAGGACGCGGCGACCTGCACCAACTCCAGCGCCACCACCGCCACCTGCAAGATGACGATCACGATCATCCCCGGCGAGGACCTGTACAAGAACGCGCTGGCCGGCACCTGGCACGTCACCGCCGGTGCGCTGTCCGGTGACCAGGCCTCGATCGCGTGGAACGACTACCACTCCAAGGTCCGGGTCCAGCGCCTCTCCAAGGTGACCGTCAACGCCGCCCCGGAGCCCGTCAAGAAGGGCAAGACCATCACGGTCACCGGCAAGCTCTCGCGTGCCAACTGGGAGACCGGCACGTACAAGGGCTACGCCACCCAGGCCGTCAAGCTGCAGTTCCGCAAGAAGAACAGCAGCACCTACACCACCGTCAAGACCATCAAGTCGAGCAGCACCGGTGCGCTGAAGACCACCGTCAAGGCGTCCGTGGACGGCTACTGGCGCTACAGCTTCGCCGGTACGTCCACCACCCCGACCGTCACGGCCGCGGGTGACTTCGTCGACGTGAAGTAG
- a CDS encoding NCS2 family permease — protein MSSSATAPVDQPPAPQQPHGVLDRYFKISERGSTVAREVRGGFATFFAMAYIIVLNPIILGSAKDMYGHQLDGGQLVTATVLTAAFSTLLMGVIGNVPIALAAGLGVNTVVALQLAPRMSWADAMGMVVLAGIVVMLLVATGLRERVMNAVPRSLRKGIAMGIGLFVLLVGLVDSGFVSRIPDAAHTTVPLQLGNDGHLNGWPVLVFVLGTLLTLALIVRKVPGAILLSIVVMTVVALVIDAVADLPAGAWGLTVPEWPGNPVASPDFGLIGQVSLFGGFGKVGLLTGVLFVFTVLLSCFFDAMGTILGVGDEAKLMDKDGNFPGINKVLLVDGVAVAAGGLSSSSASTCFVESTAGVGEGARTGLASVVSGLLFTVALFLTPLATMVPSQAATPALIAVGFLILAGNVRDVDWSDYTLAIPAFMAMLMMPLTYSITNGIGIGCIAFSVMRLAAGRGREVPAAMYVVSAVFVFYYAMPALGLT, from the coding sequence ATGTCCTCCTCGGCCACCGCTCCGGTCGATCAGCCTCCGGCGCCGCAGCAGCCTCATGGCGTCCTTGATCGTTACTTCAAGATCTCCGAGCGGGGGTCGACGGTCGCGCGCGAGGTCCGTGGCGGTTTCGCCACGTTCTTCGCGATGGCGTACATCATCGTGCTCAACCCGATCATCCTCGGCAGCGCGAAGGACATGTACGGGCACCAGCTCGACGGGGGCCAGCTCGTCACGGCCACCGTCCTGACGGCCGCGTTCTCCACCCTCCTGATGGGCGTCATCGGCAACGTGCCGATCGCGCTCGCCGCCGGCCTCGGCGTCAACACCGTCGTCGCCCTCCAGCTCGCCCCCCGGATGAGCTGGGCGGACGCCATGGGCATGGTCGTCCTCGCGGGCATCGTCGTGATGCTGCTGGTCGCGACCGGACTGCGTGAGCGCGTGATGAACGCCGTGCCGCGCTCGCTCCGCAAGGGCATCGCGATGGGCATCGGCCTGTTCGTGCTCCTGGTCGGCCTGGTCGACTCCGGCTTCGTCTCCCGCATCCCGGACGCCGCGCACACCACGGTTCCGCTGCAGCTCGGCAACGACGGCCACCTCAACGGCTGGCCGGTCCTGGTCTTCGTCCTCGGCACGCTCCTGACCCTCGCGCTGATCGTGCGGAAGGTGCCGGGCGCGATCCTGCTCTCCATCGTCGTCATGACGGTCGTCGCGCTGGTCATCGACGCCGTCGCCGACCTGCCGGCCGGTGCCTGGGGCCTGACGGTCCCGGAATGGCCCGGCAATCCGGTGGCCTCGCCGGACTTCGGGCTGATCGGTCAGGTCAGCCTGTTCGGCGGCTTCGGGAAGGTCGGCCTCCTGACCGGCGTCCTCTTCGTCTTCACCGTGCTGCTGTCCTGCTTCTTCGACGCGATGGGCACCATCCTCGGCGTCGGTGACGAGGCCAAGCTGATGGACAAGGACGGCAACTTCCCGGGCATCAACAAGGTCCTCCTGGTCGACGGTGTCGCCGTCGCCGCGGGCGGCCTCAGCTCCTCCTCCGCGTCGACCTGCTTCGTGGAGTCCACGGCGGGCGTCGGTGAGGGCGCGCGCACCGGCCTCGCGAGCGTGGTGAGCGGCCTGCTCTTCACTGTGGCGCTGTTCCTGACGCCGCTGGCGACGATGGTCCCCTCGCAGGCGGCCACCCCGGCGCTGATCGCGGTCGGGTTCCTGATCCTCGCGGGCAACGTGCGGGACGTCGACTGGAGCGACTACACGCTCGCCATCCCGGCCTTCATGGCCATGCTGATGATGCCGCTCACGTACTCGATCACCAACGGCATCGGCATCGGCTGCATCGCGTTCAGCGTGATGCGCCTGGCGGCGGGTCGGGGCCGGGAGGTCCCTGCGGCCATGTACGTGGTGTCCGCGGTCTTCGTCTTCTACTACGCGATGCCGGCGCTCGGCCTCACGTAA
- a CDS encoding DUF2530 domain-containing protein: MEKWTPKHEAPEPLEGPVVATVTGGTILWFVLFLVQVPFYGWFDDRGHAWWIWVCLAGAGLGLIGIWYVRGRDAALKRAAARAAAEETSPDGAHH, translated from the coding sequence ATGGAGAAGTGGACACCCAAGCACGAGGCACCCGAGCCCCTGGAGGGGCCGGTCGTCGCCACCGTCACCGGCGGCACGATCCTCTGGTTCGTCCTCTTCCTCGTACAGGTCCCCTTCTACGGCTGGTTCGACGACCGCGGCCACGCCTGGTGGATCTGGGTCTGCCTGGCCGGCGCGGGGCTGGGCCTCATCGGCATCTGGTACGTCCGGGGGCGTGACGCCGCGCTGAAGCGTGCCGCCGCGCGGGCCGCCGCCGAGGAGACCTCGCCCGACGGCGCGCACCACTGA
- a CDS encoding MarR family winged helix-turn-helix transcriptional regulator: protein MPDLIHDGDSAAAVSSLRSAVMLLGRRLKHQRVDESLSPTEMSVLGTLARCGSATPGELARKEHVQPPSMTRIVALLEAKGLVRLEPHPDDRRQKMVSRTEQAEAMLAESRSKRNAWLANLAEGLDEDEWEKLRAAAPVLEKLAHL, encoded by the coding sequence ATGCCTGACCTGATCCACGACGGTGACAGTGCCGCCGCCGTGAGCTCCCTCCGCTCCGCCGTGATGCTGCTGGGCCGGCGCCTGAAGCACCAGCGCGTCGACGAGTCGCTGAGCCCCACCGAGATGTCGGTGCTCGGCACACTCGCCCGTTGCGGTTCCGCCACTCCCGGTGAGCTGGCCCGCAAGGAGCACGTGCAGCCCCCGTCGATGACCCGCATCGTCGCGCTGCTGGAAGCCAAGGGGCTGGTCAGACTGGAACCGCACCCCGATGACCGTCGGCAGAAGATGGTCAGCCGGACCGAGCAGGCGGAAGCCATGCTCGCCGAGTCCCGCTCCAAGCGGAACGCCTGGCTGGCCAACCTCGCCGAGGGCCTGGACGAGGACGAGTGGGAGAAGCTGCGGGCCGCCGCGCCCGTGCTGGAGAAGCTCGCCCACCTCTGA
- a CDS encoding Uma2 family endonuclease: MTVVDDRIEMADTSDERTLDMMFEWLEPTPEGFKVEIVEGNIYMSPQRGTHWQIILDLVEQLRAGYPRRRLMSDVRIDFPGRLNGFASDVVALADGATTDAKGHWRYQDIEFVAEVISKDTAANDYGSKKATYATAGVPVYLIADPYTGTWHLHTLPKDDEYRSLLSLDFGAAVDLTGTVVGLTLETGDFPRD; the protein is encoded by the coding sequence ATGACCGTCGTCGACGACAGGATCGAGATGGCCGACACCAGCGACGAGCGCACCTTGGACATGATGTTCGAGTGGCTTGAGCCCACCCCCGAGGGATTCAAGGTCGAGATCGTCGAGGGGAACATCTACATGTCGCCGCAACGGGGCACTCACTGGCAGATCATTCTCGATCTTGTGGAGCAGTTGCGCGCCGGCTACCCGCGCCGACGGTTGATGTCGGACGTGCGCATCGACTTCCCGGGCCGCCTCAACGGCTTCGCGTCGGATGTGGTGGCCCTCGCCGACGGTGCCACCACGGACGCCAAGGGGCACTGGCGCTACCAGGACATCGAGTTCGTCGCCGAGGTCATCTCCAAGGACACCGCCGCCAACGACTACGGCTCCAAGAAGGCCACCTACGCCACCGCGGGTGTGCCGGTCTATCTCATCGCCGACCCTTACACCGGTACATGGCACCTGCACACGCTCCCCAAGGACGACGAGTACCGCAGCCTGCTGAGCCTCGACTTCGGCGCTGCGGTCGACCTCACCGGGACGGTCGTGGGCCTCACGCTGGAGACGGGCGACTTCCCCCGGGACTGA